A genome region from Gigantopelta aegis isolate Gae_Host chromosome 3, Gae_host_genome, whole genome shotgun sequence includes the following:
- the LOC121368596 gene encoding uncharacterized protein DDB_G0271670-like has protein sequence SSSNSSSSSGNNSSSSNSSSNCSSTGSSSSSSTTSSSSSSSSSSSSSSSSSSSSSSNSTSNSSSSGGNSSSSGNSSSSSSSSSSSSSSSSNSTSSTSSSSSSSSSSSSSSSSSSSSSSSSSSSSSSSSSSSSSSSSSSSSSSSSSSSSSSSSSSSSSSSSSSSSSSSSSSSSSSSSSSSSSSSSSSSSSSSSSSSSSSSSSSSSSSSSSSSSSSSSSSSSSSSSSSSTDSSSSSSSSSSSSSSSSSSCSSSSSSSSSSSSSSSSSSSSSSSSSSSSSSSSSSSSSSSSSSSSSSSSSSSRSSSSSSSSSSSSSSSSSSSSSSSSSSSSSSSSSSSSSTGRSCYILLILLL, from the coding sequence agtagtagtaatagtagtagtagtagtggtaataatagtagtagtagtaatagtagtagtaattgtagtagtacaggtagtagtagtagtagtagtactactagtagtagtagtagtagtagtagtagtagtagtagtagtagtagtagtagtagtagtagtagcagtaatagtaccagtaatagtagtagtagtggtggtaatagtagtagtagtggtaatagtagtagtagtagtagtagtagtagtagtagtagtagtagtagtagtaatagtactagtagtactagtagtagtagtagtagcagtagtagtagtagtagtagcagtagtagtagtagcagtagcagcagcagcagcagcagtagcagtagcagtagcagtagcagtagcagcagtagcagtagcagtagtagcagtagtagcagtagtagcagtagtagcagtagcagtagcagtagcagtagtagtagtagcagtagtagcagcagtagtagtagtagcagtagcagtagcagtagcagtagtagcagtagtagtagtagtagtagtagcagtagcagtagcagtagcagtagtagtagtagcagtagcagtagtagtagtagtagtagcagtagcagtagtagcagtagtagcagtagtagcagtagtagtagtagtagtagtagcagtagtagtaccgatagtagtagtagcagtagtagcagtagtagtagtagtagtagtagcagcagcagttgcagtagtagtagcagtagcagtagcagtagcagtagcagtagcagtagcagtagcagtagcagtagcagcagcagcagcagcagcagcagcagcagcagcagcagcagtagcagtagcagtagcagtagcagtagcagcagcagcagcagtagcagaagcagtagcagtagcagtagcagtagcagtagcagtagcagtagtagcagtagcagtagcagtagcagtagcagcagtagcagcagcagcagtagtagcagtagcagtagcaccGGCAGGAGTTGTTACATATTACTCATTTTACTATTGTAG